In Streptacidiphilus sp. P02-A3a, the DNA window GCCAGCAGCCACTGCCGCACCCCGTGCACCCCGAGCGGGGTGAGCCGGGCCATGCCGAAGCGCGCGGCCTGGGCCTGGTTCAGCTCCTCGTCGGCGCCGTCGAGGACGACCGTCTCGTCACCGCCGTCCTCCTCCTCGAACAGGGTGGGGTCGATCGGGCTGTAGTCGACCATCCCGATCGCGGCGAGGTCCTGCAGCATCGGGTCGAGCGCGACCATCACGGCGGTGATGTCGCCCAGCATCTCCTCGTCCGGGTCCTGTCCCTCGGGCGAGACCAGCAGCGCGGCGAGCACGCCGAGCGAGACCGTCTCCTCGGCCTCGGTGGCGGCGAAGGCGCTGGACTCGTAGAGCACCTGGAGCGCGTCGTCGAGCAGCCCCTGGGTCTCCTCCCGGGCCTCCTCCAGCTCCGCGTACTCGGCCTCGCTCTCGTCCTCGGCGGTCCGGGACGGGTCGTCCGGGACGCCGAGGTCGATCTCCGCCTCGACCGCGGTGCCGGCGACGATGGAGGCTGCGGTCTCCCAGACGTCCAGCACCGTCTCCGGGTCGGCCCGCTCCAGGTCGCCCAGCGCCTCCAGGCCGACCCCGGGCCGGGCCACCTCCGCCGCGGCGGACTCCGTGCCAGAAGACGCCGTGTCAGAAGACGCCGTGCCAGCGGCATCGGCGGCCGGGGCCCGGTCGGACTCCGTCGCGTCCGAGACCTCGATCAGCTCCAGGTCCACCGCCAGCGACCAGGCCTCGGCGACCCGGGCCAGGGCGACGTCCGCGTCGCCGTCGTCCGGCACCAGGTCCAGCGCCAGCGCGGCCTGGGTCTCCAGCTCCGCGCCCAGCTCGCCCCACTGGTCCACCGGGCGGAACGGCGCGACCCAGTGCGCCAGCCGGATGGCGTCCGCCAGCAGCGGGACCCGGAGCGCGGCGGCGGCCAGCTCCGCGACCGGCAGCAGCCGCACCGGCGGCACCACGATCAGCTCGGCGTCCTCGTCGTCGGCGGCGTCCCCGCCGACGGCCCCGTACAGGGTCTCCAGGTCGACGTCGGCCGGGAGCGATCCCGACGAGCTGTCACTCTTCTTACGGCTCGATCCCGCCATGGCCGTGCTTCTCCCTCAACGCTTACCGCGACGCGACGGAACCGGCCCGCCACGCTCTGCCCCATCGACACTATCCCGCGGCGGCGGCGCGGGCGCAGTTGCTCACCCGGACGCGCCACGAGTCGGGCGCGATCAGCGAGGACACGACTGCGGACGACCGCCCCCAGCGGGCCCGAGGGGCGCTGGGGGCGGTCGTCCGTGCGAGTACGGGTCCGCTAGCCGAGGGCGGGGGTGCCGAAGTCGGTGGTGACGTCGGAGACGTGCCAGACACCGGCCTGGGAGTAGGTGTTGTCCAGGTCGCCGTTGGCCGTGGCCGCGGTCAGGAAGTCGACGTTGCCGTTCGGCTCCACATCCGCACCGATCGAACCCGACGCAGCCGGAGTACCCAGGCTGGACGTCAGGTCACTGGTGTGCCAGCCGTTGAAGTCGTTCGTGTTCATCACATCACCGTTGGCCGCGTTGATCGTCAGCCAGTCCACATCACCGTTCGGCTCCACCAACGCCGTCGGACCACCCGACACCACCGGCGCACCGAACCCCGACGACACATCCGTCACATGCCACGCACCAGCCTCCTTGTACGTGTCGTACAGGTGCCCGTTCGCCGAAGCCACGCTCAGGAAGTCAACATTCCCGTTCGGCTCCACATCCGCACTCAACGACCCCTTCCCCACCGGAGTACCCAGGCTGGACGTCAGGTCACTGGTGTGCCAGCCGTTGAAGTCGTTCGTGTTCATCACATCACCGTTGGCCGCGTTGATCGTCAGCCAGTCCACATCACCGTTCGGCTCCACCAACGCCGTCGGACCACCCGACACCACCGGCGCACCGAACCCCGACGACACATCCGTCACATGCCACGCACCAGCCTCCTTGTACGTGTTGTACAGGTGCCCGTTCGCCGCGTCCACCGTCAGGAAGTCAACATTCCCGTTCGGCTCCACATCCGCACTGATCGAACCCGACGCAGCCGGAGTCCCCAACGACGACGTCAAGTCACTGGTGTGCCAGCCGTTGTAGTCATTCGTGTTCATCACATGCCCGTTGGCCGCGTTGATCGTCAACCAGTCCACATCACCGTTCGGCTCCACCAGAGCCTTCGGCGTACCCTCCACCTCCGGCGCACCATAACTCGCAGTCACATCAGTGACATGCCACGCACCCGCCTCGTTGTACGTATCGATCAAGTGCTCATTCGCAGCATCGACAGTCAGAACGTCCACATTCCCGTTCGGCTCCACCACCGTGTTCGACACCGGCGCGCTCCCCGCCACGAACACCGACGTCGCAGCCGACACCGCACCCCACTGACCAGCCGAATTCTCCGCCTTGACCGAAACCGAATGCACCCCCGGAGTAACACCCGTCGTATTCCACGTCACCTGGTACGGCGAAGAAGTCGCCGTACCCACCACACTCCCGTCAACCAGGAACTCCACCTCACTCGCCGCACTCGACACACTCGCCGACAACGACACATCACCACGCAACACCGCACCAGACGCAACACCCGTCAACGAAGCCGTGGGCGGTGTACCGAGGGAGATGTCCAGATAGTCCTCGTCGATGGCGATCGACGATCCACCATAGGTCTGCGAGACGTTCCCTGCGTACTGGTGGGCGCGCTGATGGTTGCTCCAGTCGCCGCTGGGGATCACCGAATCGTTCGTGTCGGCCACGTTGTCCCAGTCGGCGTCCCACACTGCGTCCGGCTCGGGGTATCCGGTACCGGTCTGGCTGACCAGGTCCTTCATCGCCGAGCTTGAGGAGCCGTAGACGCCCGACTCGTAGCCCTTGGCGTGCAACTCGTCGGTCCAGGCGGACAGGAAGCTGAGCACGCTGGCGCTGTAGGTGGACGAGTAGTTCTCCATGTCCTCGTAGATCAGCGTGCCCGGGCCGAACCCCAGGCCCTGTGCCTGGACAACCGCGTCGTCGGCGGCGGCCGTGCCCTGGGTCGTGGGCGAGGTGATCTGGTCGGCGAAGAGTCCTGCGTAGGTCGGCATGAAGTGCCAGCCCGCCGACGCTTGCTGCTGCACCCAGGCCGGGGTCAGGTCGGCCTGCTGGCAGCTCATTTCCGCGCCACCGATGTAGATCCCGACCGCGCTGTACGGTGAATCAGCCTTCCAGTTGGCCATGCTGCCGGCATCCGGCGCGGTGCAGGCGTCGAAACCCTCCCCGCTGTCGTTGGTGGATGCCGCGGCCAGGGCCTGGGCCTCGGCCAGCGGAGCTCGCGGGGCCACCTGAGCACGGACCTTGGGGGCACCCGTGGGTAGGGCGGCCTTGGCGAGGATGGCCCGGATGAGCTGCTTGTCCGTGTTGTAGGTTCCGGTCACTCGAACATTCGCACCGGTGGCCAGGTACTGGTGGTCAACGGACTGGTCCAGGGTTCCCTGCTCCGAAGCGGAGTTGGTGCTCGGTTGCACCAGCAGCGCCTCGGTGCGCCCGAAGATGTTCGCCGGGCACTTCTGATCCGTGCCCGGGCTACCCAGATACAGGGCATGCTGGTCGAATCGGACGCAGGTGCTGGGGTGGGCCTTGAGGTTGATCACTGCCCAGGTGGCCGGGACGCTGAACCGGTGGCCGAGGTAGTTGACGGTCTTCGTCGGCGTGGTCTTCACGACCGGGGACTTCGGGGCCGTGGGCTTCGGGGCCGCCTGTGCGGCGCCGACCGAAGTGGCCCCCAGTACGGCGACCACCGGAAGGACGGCGAGAGCGCCGCGAAGGGAGAGGCGTTGACCGAACATGTTTATGACACATCCTCAACAATGGGCATGTTGTGCCGGCCGATCGGTCGGCATCGATGAAAGGTCTCGCTGATGCGGACTCACTGAGCCGCCCGGGGACCGGTGCCGGCCGAGGTCGCGCTCGGACCGGCACCAGTCGTTTCGCTGTGGTCAGCCGAGGGCGGGGGTGCCGAAGTCGGTGGTGACGTCGGAGACGTGCCAGACACCGGCCTGGGAGTAGGTGTTGTCCAGGTCGCCGTTGGCCGTGGCCGCGGTCAGGAAGTCGACGTTGCCGTTCGGCTCCACATCCGCACCGATCGAACCCGACGCAGCCGGAGTACCCAGGCTGGACGTCAGGTCACTGGTGTGCCAGCCGTTGAAGTCGTTCGTGTTCATCACATCACCGTTGGCCGCGTTGATCGTCAGCCAGTCCACATCACCGTTCGGCTCCACCAACGCCGTCGGACCACCCGACACCACCGGCGCACCGAACCCCGACGACACATCCGTCACATGCCACGCACCAGCCTCCTTGTACGTGTCGTACAGGTGCCCGTTCGCCGAAGCCACGCTCAGGAAGTCAACATTCCCGTTCGGCTCCACATCCGCACTCAACGACCCCTTCCCCACCGGAGTACCCAGGCTGGACGTCAGGTCACTGGTGTGCCAGCCGTTGAAGTCGTTCGTGTTCATCACATCACCGTTGGCCGCGTTGATCGTCAGCCAGTCCACATCACCGTTCGGCTCCACCAACGCCGTCGGACCACCCGACACCACCGGCGCACCGAACCCCGACGACACATCCGTCACATGCCACGCACCAGCCTCCTTGTACGTGTTGTACAGGTGCCCGTTCGCCGCGTCCACCGTCAGGAAGTCAACATTCCCGTTCGGCTCCACATCCGCACTGATCGAACCCGACGCAGCCGGAGTCCCCAACGACGACGTCAAGTCACTGGTGTGCCAGCCGTTGTAGTCATTCGTGTTCATCACATGCCCGTTGGCCGCGTTGATCGTCAACCAGTCCACATCACCGTTCGGCTCCACCAGAGCCTTCGGCGTACCCTCCACCTCCGGCGCACCATAACTCGCAGTCACATCAGTGACATGCCACGCACCCGCCTCGTTGTACGTATCGATCAAGTGCTCATTCGCAGCATCGACAGTCAGAATGTCCACATTCCCGTTCGGCTCCACCACCGTGTTCGACACCGGCGCGCTCCCCGCCACGAACACCGACGTCGCAGCCGACACCGCACCCCACTGACCAGCCGAATTCTCCGCCTTGACCGAAACCGAATGCACCCCCGGAGTAACACCCGTCGTATTCCACGTCACCTGGTACGGCGAAGAAGTCGCCGTACCCACCACACTCCCGTCAACCAGGAACTCCACCTCACTCGCCGCACTCGACACACTCGCCGACAACGACACATCACCACGCAACACCGCACCAGACGCAACACCCGTCAACGAAGCCGTGGGAATCGGCACAGGGGTGTCGCTGGGGTTGTGCAGCCACTCGACGGTTCCGCCCTCCCCGGTGACGTCCGCGACGTTCCAGTCAGTGACAGTGGCGGAGTTGTAGCCGTTCGAATCGGGGAAGTTCTGGTCGACGAAGTAGACCGTGCCATTGCCGGAGGAGTTGACATCGGACTGGTAGACCACCCCGGTGTGTCCGTCATCGTTGGTGTTGACGTTGAAGCTGAGAACGTCACCCGGCACCGGCGCGGTGGTGTCACCGTTGCTGTACAGGTCGAACATGCTGGAGTAGGCGTTGTAGGCGTTGGGCACGACCTGGTTGCCGTTGCCGCCCTTTCCGAGGAAGCCGTAGCGCTGGACCAGGTAACGGTCACTCAGGTCCGCGCACTGCCACTCGTCCTGCTCCACGCCGGGGACGTCATCATGGATGGAGTTGTTGCCGCTGCAGTCCTGAAGGCCCATGAAGCTCTGGTTCTCGAGGGTTCCGCTCCCGTTGCAGGTCTGGGTCCACCAGGAGGGCATCCCCAGATTCGCGCCGAGCGGGACAGTGGCGTTCGTCCGGATGCCGAGGCGGGCCGGCGCCGGGGCGGCCTTCAGCTTGGCGAGGTCGACCGTGGTCTTGGCGCCACTGTCAGGGCTGGTGACCACCAGCTGAGCGCCGAACGCCTTGGGCAGGCGGCTCTGGTCGTGCTGAAGGTTGAAGACCCAGGTGCGGTTCCCCTGGTCCACCACCCACTGGACGGTCTCGATCGTGGTGACCGAGCCCTTCTTGCCGGTCATGTCGCCCTGGCTGTGCCGGACGACGCCGATGACCTTCTGACCGAAGATGGTAGCCACCGGACCCTTCTGGCTGCTGTGCAGCGCCGCCCGCCAGGCCGCGCTGTCACCCGCCTTCGAGACCGGGAACACCGACTCGGGCAGCTGCTGGCCGAAGGGGACGGCGGTGACCGAGAAGTAGCTGAAAGGCGAGTCCTGGACCGCGGAGGCGACCTGCACCCCGGTCCCCGGCGCGGCGACAGAGAACGCGGCTGAGGGTATGTCCGGGCTGCTCACCTTCAGGGCCACATTGTCCAAGGTGAAGGCATGCACAGCGGCGTTCACCACCGCCGCCGGCTTCGCGACCGCGGCGAACGCCGCGGGGGCGGTGCCGAGCCCGATGCCGGCGGCGGTCACGACGGCGACGGACACCGCCAGGAGTTTGCTCGCATGGGATGACGTAGGCATGACATATCTCCCTAGATGGACTTGCGCGAAAGATCGGAGGGCGTTCGGTCAGAGTCTTTCGGGTGGCGCGGTGGCGTCCGGTCCGGTCGACTGCGGATCAGCACCGGGCAGGAATCCGGAGGCCAGCAGAGGTGAGGCGGCGTAGCAACGGCGCAGCAGTTCGAATGCTTGCTCCTCGGGACTGGCGAGCAGCCGCTCTCTGAAGAAGAACAGCAGGTGGACCCGGTCGGAGCAGCTGTGCGCACTGACGTGTTCGAGCTGGTCGGCCTGGGTGGCGTGGGCCCACAGAATGTCCAGGATCTGCCCCTTGGAGGGGATGTCCGCCCCGCCCGGATTCCGGCAGACCAGGGAGATGTGGACCATGTGCACGCCGTTCAGCCCCAGGTCTGGTCTGCGGATGAGGCGGAGGCGCCGACCGACACGGAGACCGCAGCGGTCGGGTGGACGGCGGCCGAAGCAGCGAGGGCCTGTACGCCAAGAATGGCGACAAATCCGGCGACAGCGAGGACAGCCGAACGAAGAAGAACGGAAGAGGACATAGCGGTTCCCTTTCGGGGACACGGACACGTGGTCGGAACGGAGGTGAAGGCCTCGGGTCACCCCCGCCGACATCTGCCTGCCCTGCCGGCGACTGCCTTCTGCGGAAGACTCTGCCGCATCCGTGACCAGCGCAGAAGGGCTGTCGGGTGGCACCGACCTGCCTGACACTTTGCTGCCAGCCGATAACCACACGTGGCCGAACTCTCGACCGAACCCGCTTGATCGCCGCCCTTGGCCCTGGGAAAATGACCGAATTGAAAAGTAGTCGTCCGGGCAATATCGCGACGGGGGAACAATGGTCACGCTCACCGCGCTGGGGCTCAGCGCAGACGCCGAGCAGGTTTACGCAACCATGCTCGACAAACCCGACTTCGGCGTGGCTGAGCTGATCGCTTCGCTGGGCATCGGGGAGAGTAGGGTCCGTGACGCGTTGGACAGCCTGGCGGAGTTGATGCTCGTCCGCGTCTCGCACGAGCGCCCCGGCCAACCACGTGCGGTCAAGCCCGAGTTGGGGCTGGCCAACATGCTGCTCCGGCAGGAGGCAGAGCTGGCCGAGCAACAGGCACGGGTGGCCGCCTCACGGGCGGCGGTCACCCGGCTGGTCGCCGCCCGGGCAGACAGTCAGAGCGCCGGTGGCGCACACGGCGAGCGCCTGCTGGGCATGGACGCGATCCAGGACCGGCTGGAGTGCATGACCCGCATCATGACCACGGAATGCATGGGAGTGCACCCCGGCGGCGCCCAGCGCCCCGAAGACCTCGCGGCCGGACGTCCGTTGAACGCCGAGGCCATGAGCCGCGGCGTGGTGTTCCGCACCCTCTACCAGGACAGCGTCCGTAACGACCCGGCGACCATCGCCCACGCCAACTGGCTTCTGGAGCAGGGGGGTGAGGTCCGCACGGCACCGCTCGTCCCGCAGCGTCTGGTCATCAACGACCGGGCCCGCGCCCTGGTCCCGATCGACCCCGCCGACAGCCGCAAAGGTGCGCTCTACGTCACCGAACCCGGCCTGGTCAGCGCCCTGGTCGGGCTCTTCGAACAGGCGTGGGCCACCGCCGTCCCGCTGGGTGCCACCCGCGCCCAGGATCCGGAAACCGGGCTGACCCGGACCGAGCAGGAGATCCTGCGGTTGCTCGGTCGCGGCATGACCGACGAGGCCGTGGGGCACCGGCTCGGCATCTCGCTGCGCACAGTACGCCGCCAGGTCGCCTCGGTCATGGAGCGGCTGGAGGCCGCCAGCCGCTTCGAGGCCGGAATCAAGGCCACTCAGAAGGGGTGGATCTGAAGCGGGAGGAGGCACGGAACCGGACAACGACCACGCCGCGCCGTCCCGGGTGGGGGCGGCGCGGCGTTCGCGGGTGGAGCGGGGGTCAGACGTTGAACCCCAGGGCGCGGAGCTGGTCGCGGCCGTCGGGAGTGATCTTGTCCGGGCCCCACGGCGGCATCCAGACCCAGTTGATCCGCAGGTCCTGGACCAGGCCGTCGGTGGCGGTCCGGGCCTGGTCCTCGATGACGTCGGTCAGCGGGCAGGCCGCCGAGGTGAGCGTCATGTCGATGGTGGCCACGTCGCCCTCGTCGATGTGGACGCCGTAGATCAGCCCGAGGTTGACCACGTCGATGCCCAGCTCCGGGTCGACCACGTCGAGCAGGGCCTCCATCAGGTCGTCCACGGCCACGGTCCCGGCCGTGGTCCCGACGAAGGGGCTCTCCGCCTCGGCGGGGGCGCCCCCGGCGGTCGCCTCGGTGTCAGCGGTGTCGGTCATGCGCTCTCCCTCACAGGTGTGTCAGCCAGCGCCTGGGCGGTGGCGTCCTTCCAGGCCATCCAGCTCAGCAGGGCGCACTTCACCCGGGCCGGGTACTTGGAGACCCCGGCGAAGGCGATGGCGTCCTCCAGGACCTCCTCGTCGCCCTCGGCCTGGCCCTTGCTCTGCATCAGTTCCAGGAAGGCCTCCTGGATCTGCTGCGCCTCGCCCACGCTCTTGCCGACCAGCAGGTCGTTCAGCACCGAGGCGCTGGCCTGGCTGATCGAACAGCCCTGCGAGTCGTACGAGACATCGGCGACGGTGCCGCCGTCCAGCCGCACCCGCAGGGTGATCTCGTCACCGCAGGTGGGGTTGACGTGGTGCACCTCGGCGTCACCGTCACGCAACCCCTTGCCGTGGGGGTGCTTGTAGTGGTCCAGGATGATCTCCTGGTACATCGAGTCCATCTTCATCGCGTCGCGCCTCCTCTCTGGGCCCGGCTCAGCCGAAGAAGTTGCGGACGTGGTGCAGCCCGTCGATCAGGCTGTCCACCTCCGCCGCCGTGGAGTACAGGTAGAAAGACGCCCGCGTGGTCGCCGGAATTCCGTACCGCAGGCAGACCGGCCGCGCGCAGTGGTGGCCGACCCGGACCGCGATGCCCTGCTCGTCCAGCACCTGGCCGACGTCGTGCGGATGGATGTCGCCGAGCGTGAAGGAGATCGCCGCGCCCCGGTTCTCGGCCGTGGGCGGACCGATGATCTTCAGCTCGGGCACCTCGCGCAGCCGCTCCAGCGCGTACTCGGTGATCCGGTGCTCGTGCGCCGCGATCGCGTCCATGCCGACCGCCGTGAGGTAGTCGATGGCCGCGCCCAGGCCGATGGCCTGCGAGATCGGCGGGGTGCCGGCCTCGAACTTGTGCGGCGCCGGGGCGTAGGTGGACGAGCTCATCGACACGGTCTCGATCATCTCGCCGCCGCCCAGGAACGGCGGCAGGTCCTCCAGCAGCTCCTGGCGGCCCCAGAGCACGCCGATGCCGGTCGGGGCCAGCATCTTGTGGCCGGTGAAGGCGACGAAGTCGGCCTCCAGCGCCTGCACGTCCAGCGTCATGTGCGGCGCCGCCTGCGAGGCGTCGATGACCACCAGCGCGCCGACGTCCTGCGCCCGGCGGACGATCGCCTCGACCGGGTTGACCGTGCCCAGGATGTTGGAGACCAGCACGAACGAGACCACCTTGGTCCGCTCGGTGATCACCTCGTCGATGTTGGACAGGTCGAGCCGACCGTCGTCGGTCAGCCCGAACCACTTCAGCTTCGCGCCGGTGCGCTGTGCCAGCAGCTGCCACGGGACGATGTTGGAGTGGTGCTCCATCTCCGTGATCACGATCTCGGAGTCCGGGCCGACCCGGTACGGCTCGTCGGCCCAACCGAGCATGTTGGCAACCAGGTTGAGCGACTCGGAGGCGTTCTTGGTGAACACCACCTCGTCCCGGCTCGGCGCGTTGACGAACTCGGCGACCTTGTCCCGGGCACCCTCGTAGAGCGCCGTGGCCTCCTCCGCGAGCGTGTGCACGCCCCGGTGGACGTTGGCGTTGTGCTGCTCGTAGTACGCGTTCATCGCGTCGAGCACCTGCCGGGGCTTCTGCGAGGTGGCCGCGTTGTCCAGGTAGACCAGCGGCTTGTCACCGTGCAGCACCCGCTGGAGCACCGGGAAGTCCTTGCGGATCGCGTCGGTGTCGAGGGCCGAGGGAACGACCGGGCCGGAACGGGGGGTGTGGATCACTCGGACGCGCCGCCCTTCGCGTACTTCTCGTAGCCCTCGTTCTCCAGCTCGTCGGCCAGCTCGGGACCACCGGACTTGACGATCTTCCCGGCCGCGAACACGTGCACGTAGTCGGGGGTGATGTAGCGCAGGATGCGCGTGTAGTGGGTGATCAGCAGGGTGCCGACGTCACCGGTGGAACGCACCCGGTTGACGCCCTCGGAGACCACCCGCAGCGCGTCCACGTCGAGGCCGGAGTCGGTCTCGTCGAGGATCGCCACCTTCGGCTTGAGCAGCTCCATCTGCAGGATCTCGTGGCGCTTCTTCTCGCCGCCGGAGAAGCCCTCGTTGACGTTGCGCTCGGCGAAGGCCGGGTCCATCTGGAGCTCGGACATGGCCTCCTTGACCTCCTTCACCCAGGTACGCAGCTTGGGCGCCTCGCCGCGGATGGCGGTGGCGGAGGTCCGCAGGAAGTTGGAGACCGAGACGCCGGGCACCTCGACCGGGTACTGCATGGCCAGGAACACCCCGGCCCGGGCCCGCTCGTCCACGGTCATCGCCAGGACGTCCTCGCCGTCCAGGGTGACCGAGCCGCCGGTGACCGTGTACTTGGGGTGGCCCGCGAGCGAGTACGCCAGGGTGGACTTGCCGGAGCCGTTCGGGCCCATGATGGCGTGCGTCTCGCCCTGCTTCACGGTGAGGTCGACCCCGCGCAGGATCTCCCGGGGGCCGTTCTCGGTCTCGACGGAGACGTGCAGGTCGGTGATTTCAAGGGTAGCCATGGGCTCAGGACTCCTGGGTGACGGAGACGAGCACATCGTCCCCTTCGATCTTTACGGGGTACACGGGGACGGGACGGGTGGCCGGCAGGCCGGAAGGCTTTCCGGTGCGCAGGTCGAAGCTGGAGCCGTGCAGCCAGCACTCGATCGAGCAGCCGTCCACCTCGCCCTCGGAGAGCGAGACGTTGGCGTGGGAGCAGATGTCGTTGATGGCGAACACCTCGCCCTCGGCGAGCACCACCGACACCGCGACGCCGCCGACGACGACCCGGGTCGGGCTGTCGGCCTCCAGCTCGCTCAACGCGGCGACCCGGACGAAGCCTTCCGTTGCTTCCGTGGTCATGCGACGGAGGCCTCCAGTTCCGCGTCGATCCTCTCGATCAGGCGGTCCTGGAGCTCGGGCAGGCCGATCTGCTGGACCAGCTCCGCGAAGAAGCCGCGGACCACCAGCCGCCGCGCCTCGTCGGCCGGGATGCCGCGGGACTGGAGGTAGAACAGCTGCTCGTCGTCGAACCGGCCGGTGGCCGAGGCGTGCCCGGCGCCGACGATCTCGCCGGTCTCGATCTCCAGGTTCGGGACCGAGTCCACCCGGGCGCCGTCGGTGAGCACCAGGTTGCGGTTCAGCTCGTAGGTCTCGGTGCCCTCGGCGGCGGCCCGGATCAGCACGTCGCCGATCCACACCGCGCGGGCGTCCCGGCCCTGCAACGCGCCCTTGTAGGCGACGTTGCTGCGGCAGTGCGGGGTGTCGTGGTCGATGAACAGCCGGTGTTCGAGGTGCTGCCCGGCGTCGGCGAAGTACAGGCCGTACAGGTCGGCCTCGCCGCCGGTGGAGCCGTAGACCACCCGCGGGTGCAGCCGCACCAGGTCGCCGCCGAAGGTGATCACCACGGACTTGAACGAGGCGTCGCGGCCGATCAGCGCGGTGTGCTGGGCGACGTGCACGGCGGTGTCGTCCCAGTCCTGCACGGAGACCACGGTGAGCTTGGCGCCGTCGCCGATCAGGTACTCGACGTTGGCGGCGAGCACGGCGTCGCCGGTGTGCTCGATGACCACCAGCGCCTCGGCGAACGCGCCCAGCTCGACCACCTGGTGGCCGTAGGCGGCGCCGCCCTGGCCCGCGACCGAGATCCGGATCGGCTCGGTCAGGATGGTGTCGCGCGGCACCGAGACCACGCCGGCCTTCTGGAAGCCGCTGAACGCCTGGGCGGCGACCCGGTCGACCGGCTTCCCGGACTTGCCGACCCGCGGGTCGGTGCGGTCCACCAGCTCGACGGTGACCCCGGCCGGGGCGCTGACGTCGACCTTGACCGCCGCGTCGTCGGCGACGGCGGTTCCGTCGTGCAGACCGCGCAGCCGCGCCAGCGGGGTGAACCGCCAGTTCTCCTCGCGGCCGTTGGGGACCGGGAAGTCGGCCACGTCGTAGGACGCGACCGCGTCGACCCGGGCGTCCACGGGGTGGGCGGTCTCGCGACCGGTCCCGGGCCCGGCGAGCTGCGCGCCGGTCCCGGTGGTGCCGACCTCGATGGAGCCGGCCGTGGTCGAGCCGCCGGGAATGTTGGTGGCCTCAGCCATTGCTCGTGCTGCTCTCTTTCGTAACGGACGTCTAAGTGGACGGGCGGGGCCGGGTCAGCCGACCGAGCCCTCCATCTGCAGCTCGATCAGCCGGTTGAGCTCCAGCGCGTACTCCATCGGGAGCTCCTTGGCGATCGGCTCGACGAATCCGCGCACGATCATCGCCATCGCCTCGAACTCGGTCATGCCCCGGCTCATCAGGTA includes these proteins:
- a CDS encoding cysteine desulfurase, encoding MHTPRSGPVVPSALDTDAIRKDFPVLQRVLHGDKPLVYLDNAATSQKPRQVLDAMNAYYEQHNANVHRGVHTLAEEATALYEGARDKVAEFVNAPSRDEVVFTKNASESLNLVANMLGWADEPYRVGPDSEIVITEMEHHSNIVPWQLLAQRTGAKLKWFGLTDDGRLDLSNIDEVITERTKVVSFVLVSNILGTVNPVEAIVRRAQDVGALVVIDASQAAPHMTLDVQALEADFVAFTGHKMLAPTGIGVLWGRQELLEDLPPFLGGGEMIETVSMSSSTYAPAPHKFEAGTPPISQAIGLGAAIDYLTAVGMDAIAAHEHRITEYALERLREVPELKIIGPPTAENRGAAISFTLGDIHPHDVGQVLDEQGIAVRVGHHCARPVCLRYGIPATTRASFYLYSTAAEVDSLIDGLHHVRNFFG
- the sufC gene encoding Fe-S cluster assembly ATPase SufC; this translates as MATLEITDLHVSVETENGPREILRGVDLTVKQGETHAIMGPNGSGKSTLAYSLAGHPKYTVTGGSVTLDGEDVLAMTVDERARAGVFLAMQYPVEVPGVSVSNFLRTSATAIRGEAPKLRTWVKEVKEAMSELQMDPAFAERNVNEGFSGGEKKRHEILQMELLKPKVAILDETDSGLDVDALRVVSEGVNRVRSTGDVGTLLITHYTRILRYITPDYVHVFAAGKIVKSGGPELADELENEGYEKYAKGGASE
- a CDS encoding non-heme iron oxygenase ferredoxin subunit, coding for MTTEATEGFVRVAALSELEADSPTRVVVGGVAVSVVLAEGEVFAINDICSHANVSLSEGEVDGCSIECWLHGSSFDLRTGKPSGLPATRPVPVYPVKIEGDDVLVSVTQES
- the sufD gene encoding Fe-S cluster assembly protein SufD, translating into MAEATNIPGGSTTAGSIEVGTTGTGAQLAGPGTGRETAHPVDARVDAVASYDVADFPVPNGREENWRFTPLARLRGLHDGTAVADDAAVKVDVSAPAGVTVELVDRTDPRVGKSGKPVDRVAAQAFSGFQKAGVVSVPRDTILTEPIRISVAGQGGAAYGHQVVELGAFAEALVVIEHTGDAVLAANVEYLIGDGAKLTVVSVQDWDDTAVHVAQHTALIGRDASFKSVVITFGGDLVRLHPRVVYGSTGGEADLYGLYFADAGQHLEHRLFIDHDTPHCRSNVAYKGALQGRDARAVWIGDVLIRAAAEGTETYELNRNLVLTDGARVDSVPNLEIETGEIVGAGHASATGRFDDEQLFYLQSRGIPADEARRLVVRGFFAELVQQIGLPELQDRLIERIDAELEASVA